The following is a genomic window from Candidatus Moraniibacteriota bacterium.
TCGAAACAGAAACCGTCTCAACGCTTCGGGAGCGACTTATACAAGACGCTGACGATATGCGGAAGGCCAGCATGACCGGTCCGGTACCGTTTTCCGTAGTCGACAAAACCAACACACCAATCGCATTCTTCATTTTTGCCTCTATTTTCAATCTGGGACTTTCCGGCGACCTACTGAACAGTCTCGACAATAACTTCACTCTTTTCATATTCCTTGACAATAACGAACCGCGAATAGTTCTCTCCATCGCAACCAAGGATGTCGATGCCACCAGAAAATACCTCGCAGAATCAGAGAGAACGCTGCCGCTGAGCCTCAAGAACATTCTTTTAGTCGATACACCTCCGACCATACCAGCAGCAATATTCTCAACCACTGCCTACAAGGGGGTCACCATACAATACTTCAACCTTTCTTCAGAAACACCTCTGTCATTCGACTACGCCATCAATGAAAACACACTCGTACTTGGTACCAGTAAAAATTCTGAGCGCGCCGTACTCGATACGATCATAGATTCGAAGCAGTAGATGGTTGATTGCTGGCTTATGCAACAGAAAAAAAGAAATTCTTTTTTTCTTCGTTAAATTTTCAGCGAAGATATTCTTAAACGGCAAGAAAAATCCCGAGAAGAAAATTGCTTGTATACTCGCATTCTTCAAAAACATTTTCCCTGCGTTGACCCCACTCTTTTTTTCTGCTATACTTGGGATGTGATCGGTTGAAAAAGGAAGCGGTTCATTAAAAAAATAAAATATTCAGTTGACCCGTCCGGTGAAGTCCGCTCTTCTCGAATGGTAGCGGGGTTCCAATCGCAATTTCCCCCTATTTGCGATTGGAACCCCCCTACTGTTCCTCCTCTGAAAAATTTCAGAGGCTCTCCTTCATCCGACAAGGAGAAACCAAAAAAACAAAAACAAAATTTTCCTGTCGCACAAAAATAAAGACAGAAAAATAAAAAGAAAAAGCCAAACAACAGTTCTTTCAAAAAAGGAATCGAGTAAAGGATTCCAAAAAAACAGGCTACATGCCAAGGATACGGTACGGGCGACACTCAATCGGAAGAGTGTTACAACTTCATGCGTACAAATCACGCGAATTCTCAATGGATTACCGATGCCTCCTCACCCGTTGGCTACGTAACCGGAATACGCGTTGGCGCATGGCCGGGCGTCTCGCCAATTTATTTCATATTTGGGCGTCTGACGCCCGGCAACCAACTCTCATATTCGCAAAAAGAAGCACTTTAAAGCCCGAAAGGGTGTTTTTTGTTTGAAAAAATATCCCCATTGCTCTAGGATATTCAATATTCATAATCCCGCCTTTATAAACAGGATGCTGCCATTCTCTCTCTTACAGCCGTTTCGACACAAACGCAGCTCGCTCGGGAAAAGCGGGGAACGCACTGCCGCTCTCTATCTCAAAAACAAGGGGTTCAAAATTCTCGAGATGAATTACAGAAATCCGCGAGGGAAACAGCTGGGAGAAATAGATATCATAGCAAAAAAAGGGGATACAATTGTCTTTGTCGAGGTGAAGACACGAAAAGGAGAGATGGGAACAGTATTCCCGGAAGACAATCTCACGCCGGGAAAACTCCGAAAACTTGAGAAAATAGCAACATATTACTTGCAATCACGACATCTCCGGGACTCCTCCTACCACTTCGACGCCGTTACCATTCTCATTGATAAGACAGGATCAACCACTATTCGCCATTTTGAACACATCTTTGTTTGAAATTCGCAAGAATAAAAAACTGGACAACTGAACCCTGTCTCTCTATACTTGAAGAAGGGTTTTTGTTTTCAGTGTTCACACTTTGATCTTTGAATTTTTCCCCTATGACTCTTGATGCCGCAACACTCTCCGAACTCAAAGAAAAGCTCCTGACTGAAAAATCACGCCTCGAGGAAGCGCTCTCGAAGTTTGCCACCAAAACCGATGTTCCGGGTGAATACAAGACGCAGATGGAGGAAATTGGCACGGATATCGATGAGAACGCGACCGAAGTCGAGGGCTACGTAGATAACCTTGCTGTTGAGCAGGATCTCGAGCATGAATTGCAGGAAGTACTTGCAGCACTCGACCGTATGGAAAAAGGAAGCTACGGCATTTGCGAGAAAACGGGTCAAGAAATCAACATCGAACGGCTTCGGGCTTATCCAGCTGCAAGAACCGCGGTTCTCTCCTAGTTATCAACATGTTTCGCTGGCGATTTATTGTATTGAGCATTCTTTTTACTGTCTTCTTGTTTGGAGCACAGATTGGAAAGCGCTTCTTCTCTCAGGTTGTTTGCAATACGGGAATTGGGTTTGGTATCGGGGGAGGAGTGTGGCTGATAGCATTGTGGGTAGTTTTTGTAAGTGCTCTAGGATTTTTCGTGGTTCGTGAGCTTCAGGAAGAAAGAGCAAGTCGTTTTGTATACCTCGTCCCTGTTGGAGGAGGTTTTTTGTTGGGTGGCGCGATTTCAAATCTGCTTGATCGGCTTGTTTATGGATGCGTTGCCGACTATTTTCAGCCATTCCTCTGGTTTCCAGCGTTTAATATAGCAGATATCGGAGTGAGTATGGGGGCGGGGTTGCTAGTTTTGTATCTGTTTTTTACAGAGGCTACGGATAAATAAAACGGCATATTACAAAACAAAATTTGTAATATGCCGAAAAAACAGGGGGGATGCTATACTCGCAAGGACTCTGCACGTTCGTCTATGCTTTCTCCATTGGGAGTGACGGTGAACTGATAAATGGACCCGTCATACTGGTCGATTTTATATGTTCGAATCGGCTTGCCAAGGAGTCTGGCTATGGAGGTGAAAGCGACTGGAGTAAGTGGATAAGGATCAATATCTTCGTATCGGCGAGTTTCCCAAATCCATCGCTTCTGCCTGTTCAGTAAGGAATTGTGGTAGTAACTGAGCTGCCACCATTTTCTCTTTTTGACGATACCATCCGAAACAAGCTGGTTATAGACGGCTTGGGGGGTTATTCCGAGGGCTGAGAGGAGTCGCGTGAAGGGTATTGTCCCCACACTTTCGTCTCCAAGAGTCACTTTTTGCCATGAAGGGAAGTTAAAATTCTTTGCACTGATTCCTATTGCTGCATTGTTGTAAAATGCGCGAAGAATTTCGCTATCCAAGGGTTGGGGAACTTCAATCTCAGGCATCTTTCTCTCCTTTTAAGTTATTAAAACAACTACAATGATTTTGGACCGAAGTGAAAATAGTGTATTTCGAAATTAATTATTTGTCAAGTATCTGGTTGATACTTGTTGGTTTCCTGCTTGCGTTTTCGTTTCAACATGCGCTAGAGTAGAGAACTTACTGGAAATCCTATCTCATTCCTGACCCACTATGCCTGCCAAGATTTTCTCTGCCGCAACACTCGGACTCGAAAGTGAGCTCGTCGAAGTGGAAGTCGATGCCTTCAATACGGGTATGCATCACTTCACTGTCGTTGGACTTCCGGACACCACCATCAAGGAATCCCGCGATCGAGTGAGTTCTGCTCTCAAAAATAGCGGGTTTCTCCCGCCCCACCGATTCGGCCGCATCACCGTAAATCTCGCTCCTGCCGATCTGCCAAAAAATAGCCCGGTATACGACGTCCCGATGGCACTCGGCTTTCTCCTGGCAACCGAACAACTCTCCTTTGATTTCCACAACAAACTTTTCATCGGCGAGCTCTCCCTCGATGGAAAAGTCCGCCCCGTAAGCGGGGTTCTCCCCATCGCCCTCCTCGCCAAGAAGCTCGGCATACCGGAGCTCTACGTGCCCGAGAAAAACGCCGCCGAAGCCGCTATGGTGCGAGACCTCCACATTGTCCCCATCACGTCTCTTTTTGAAGTTGCGCAGCACCTCTCGGGCGCCAAGGTAATTGAATCCGTCCCCGATATCGACATGGAAACGCTCTTCAGAGAAGAGACTTTCCTCCTCGATATGAAAGATGTGCGCGGACAAGAACACGCCAAGCGCGCGCTCGAAATCGCCGCAGCGGGCGGCCATAACATCTTGATGAGCGGGCCTCCAGGAAGCGGCAAAACAATCCTCGCCAAGACACTTCCTTCGATTCTTCCAAAACTCGATTTCGAAGAAAGCATCGAGATCACCAAAATCTTCTCTATCGCCGGATTCCTCACACGAAACAGCACACTCGTCACGTCGCGGCCATTTCGTTCGCCGCATCACAGCGCGAGCGCCGTCTCGCTCGTGGGCGGAGGCTCCTTCCCTCGACCGGGAGAAATCAGCCTGGCTCACCGAGGCGTACTCTTCCTCGACGAATTCGGCGAATTTTCAAAAAATATTTTGGAAAACCTGCGCCAACCGCTCGAAGACGGACACATCACCGTTTCTCGCGCCAAAGGCTCCCTTCATTTTCCGGCGCGATTCATCCTCGTTGCCGCGATGAATCCGTGTCCGTGCGGCAATATGGGCGACCCCGACCGCCTCTGCTCCTGCTCGCCACGCGAGACGCTTCGCTATAAGACGCGCATTTCCGGTCCTATCATGGATCGCATCGACCTTCATATCGATGTCCCACGCATCCCGTTCGAAAAGCTCGAAGCGCCTGAAAATGCCGAATCAAGCCTCACTATCCGAGAACGCGTTGAAAAAGCCCGTGCTATACAACGCGAACGATTCGCTCAGAAAGGCATATTCACCAATGCCGAAATGGGATCCGCTCTCATTCGAGAAGCCTGCCCACTCGACAGCGCCTCCAAGAGTCTCTTGAAGCAAGCTGTTTCCACCATGCGCCTCTCCGCCCGCGCCTACTACCGCCTCATCAAGCTCGCCCGAACCATCGCCGACCTCGAAGCCGCCGACCATATCCTCCCCAAACACCTCGCCGAAGCAATACAGTATCGGTTTAAAACGGAGTAGAGAAACATGAGTTTTCCGTTTCTGATAATTTGAAAAGCCTCGAGAAACCATTATGGTCTTCGAGGCTTTTTATATTCACACGTTAAGTTAAGTAGGCAGGTTGGACGTTTAAGCCAAAGGTTCTAGTCCTGAACCGTTGCAATGTTCGCAGATGGATTCGACGTTCATGAATCCCGCCTTGACAATGATAGTTCCTTTTCCTTTACATTCCTTGCAACCATTTGGGCTATTAATTAGCCCTGTACCAGCACAATCTTCGCAATCCACTTGAACGCGAAAAGCTCCACGCGTAGCAATGACAGAACCGCTTCCATTGCAACTCGGGCAACGATCGCCAATTAACTCCGGGTGATTTCTCATCTCTTCACTCCTCATCTTTCAATGTTCGGGGTATGCGACCGCACACCCAATGGACAAACACTGAATCCGAGGAGCGAAGCTGCACATTGGTAAAGAACATTGGAGTATACCGTAAAATTAACTATTTGTCAATATCGTTCGTCAAAAGAGGGTATTTCCTGATTTTTTTGGAATTTTCTGCTTTATCCTCGCATTTTCTCATATTTTCTTGTGTCAAAAACGTTTTCACAGCCATAAACCCCCTCCAAAAAGAGAATGGGAAAGCGTTTCAGACTTGCATTTTTGGTATTGCTACTTTATAAGAGATACTCTCCAAAAATCATTTTAGTTTTTTGTAACGATGAGCTTTGTGGAACCTGGATTCCCGTCTTCACGGGAATGACAGAAAACTAAAATCTCTCCGAAGTTAGCAATACCAAATTTTTCAAACGAATTGACGCCGTTCCATGTCACGAGGCACAATGGGGAAGTGGCACGAATTTCCCCACAACTCGTTGTGCAATCCTTGTTTGGCGCCATGGGGATTGGCGGAGCGATGCTTTTCTTTTTTCCTCAAAGCAAAGCAATAGAAACTACGACAAAACCGCAAAGTATTCCAATTTCTCTCTCGATTGACAGTCTCACTCTCCCGGAAAGAGCCCTTCCGAATGAAACGGTGGAAAAGTTCCTTGAACGCCTCAGTATTTCACATACCAAAGATGATACACTAACTCCAAACCCGGAAACCGTTCTCAGTGCAAATACCACTGTCACCATTGAAACCGCCAAACACTATTCAATAACAACCAAAACAGGAAAGAAGGAAGGTGTCACAACACTTCATACCGTAGAGCAACTCCTCAATGAGCAGAGAGTTTCACTTGGCAAAAACGATCTTGTCACCCCAGAGCCAGAGAAAGCGCTCACGGATGGCATAAAGATTTCCGTTATCAAAGTGGACATTCGAGAGGAAATCCTAAAGAAGCCGCTCCCGTTTGAAACCAAAGAGACTGAGGATTCGACCCTCTCATGGAGGAAGCGCCTCATAACACAAAAAGGCGATAAAGGTATTCGAGAGCTCACGTATGAAGTCATCTCCCATGACGGCAAAGAAATAAAAAGAACACTCAAGGAAAGTACGGTAACCAAAGAGCCCGTCACTGAAATAGCCACTCAAGGCACCAAAGTCGAAGTCGGGAAAAGCCACGCCGGGCTCGGATCATGGTATAGTTTCACCGGAACACTTTCAGCCGCGAACCCTTGGCTTCCTCTCGGAAGTTATGTGCGCGTCACCAATACCGACAATGGGAAATCCGTTATTGTCCGCATCAATGACCGCGGTCCATTCGGGAAAAACCGCATTATCGATCTCGACAAAGTCGCTTTCAAAGAAATCGCCTCGCTCGGCGCCGGAATCATCCCCGTCAAAGTGGAAGAAATAACAAACTGAAGGACCAAATTCAAAAATTTCCCCTATGCTTCCCAAAAAATCATTGAGTCAAAACTTCCTTCGAGATGCGGATATTCTCCGAAATATCGCAGATGAAGCCGATTCTTCCGATATCATCGTTGAAATCGGCGCCGGAGAAGGCGCGCTTACGGACACATTGGCACAAAAGGCAAAAAAAGTCGTCGCTCTGGAATTTGATCGAGATCTTATCCCGGGACTCCTCAATCGCTTCCCCCTTTCTTCGAATGTTTCCGTTGTCGAAACAAACATTCTTCGCACGGATATTCCGGAAACTCTGAGGAAACACGGGTGGCGAGATGAGCCATACGCTCTCTTTGGAAATATTCCCTATGCGATTACCGGGAAAATCATTCGTCTGCTCGTCTCACTCGATCCGGCGCCACGCACCATCGTCCTCATGGTACAGCGAGAAGTCGCGGAGCGAATCGTCATAAAGAATGGGAAACAAAGCCTCCTTTCACTCGCAGTCGCCCTCTTTGGCACGCCGGAAATATTGTTTCTCGTACCAAAAGAGGCGTTCTTCCCAGCGCCACGCGTTGAAAGCGCGGTTCTACGAATCACACCGGATCCCAATCGCCTCCCCATCGACAAACGCGAAAGTATTCTCCGTCTCGCCAAGATCGGCTTTGCCTCCAAACGAAAAACACTCATGAACAACTTCGCCGCGCACCGAGAACACCCGAGAGAAATAATAGAAAAGATCCTCAAAATCATCGGAAAACCCTTAAATGCCCGCGCCGAAGAACTGTCGAAAGAAGCGTGGACAAGACTTCAAGAGACTATCTGTAGGGTCGATAAATCTTGACAAATATTATAGAGACGCACTACACTGCAATGTCCTTTAACAAACAAGGGTATCTTTACTCCTCACTTCCAACATTTGTCCGCAGAACCCGCAGTCGCGAGTTCCGAATGTTGAAACATGAGGAGTAAGGCCGTGCAAAGCAAAGAACAAACTGCCGAAGAAAGACGGAAGGAAATTGTTGGTTGCCTCATAGAAGGTATCAACCTCTTAACACCTGGAGGAGCAAAAGCAGCTATCGAAATGGTTATTCAGCATGACGGATGGCAACAAGCGTTTTTTGAGCAAGAAAAGATTCAGAAATGCTCAACGCGTGAGGCTGTCGAATTAGCATTAGCTGTTCGTGCCCACTTTTGGGCAGAGTACTACTCCAACTTTAGGAATAAAGTCATCGCCCTAGCATTAAAAAAGTTGGAAGAATATCAAGAAGGAACCTGCCCCGAACCCTCAGAAAATCTCCTTGTGGAAATAGTTATGAAATTTCATGGAAGATCAGGAGCTGACCATTTTGCAGAAATCGCAGAAAAGCTCCTTCTCAATTTGATAAGAAAAAGAAGGGGCGCGCCTTCGCACTAAAAGTTTTCCACAACGAAAACACCGTGAAGGAAAACGAACCCCAATATCCACCAAAAGACTGACCGGTAGGTAATACTGCCGGTTTTTTGTTTCATGGCGAGAACCACCCAAAAAGACGCTCCACCAAAAAGAAGTGCCGGAAGAAACAAAGATGGTATGCGAAACACAAACACACTCGCTATAAAAGACAGGAAAATTCCGGAACCAATTAAAAGTTTTGCTCGACGAACCCCAAAAAGCACGGGAATAGTCCATACGCGATACTTTCCATCGCCGAAGATATCCTTGAAGTCTTTGAGTGGAAGCGACACCGTATACGCAAAGAGAAAGAGCCAGACAAATGAAGTCGGAAGACGAGCAATAGTCCCATCCGGAGAGAAAAGTAAAAATCCCAGAAAGAGGACTGTCAGACTCGCAACCGCGCTCACAAACGAGGCAAGTATCGGGAACCGCTTGAGCCGAAAGGGCGGCGCAGAATAGACCCAAGCGATCACCTGATACAAAAGAAGTAGTAAGGCACTCTTCACACTAACCATGGCCAACAGAAAAATCGATGCCACAAAGAAGCTCACACCGATAAACCCGTAGAGCTCTCGCGATATATCGCCAGCAACTAATGGCCGGGAGCGATTGGTTCTCTGGTCTATTTCTTCATCAAAAAAGTCATTGACGACAACCGAAGCAAGCCATGCCAACACCACGCCGACAACCACCAAGAGAAGCGCGAGCGCATCGAAAAACCCAAGAGCTGTGAACATAGCAGGCGAAGTCGCTAAAACCATCGAGAGACCGATACCCGTACAAAGAAGTCCGCTATGATACACCACTTGCGGCAGTCGAGCATTGCGAAAGAGCGCGAGAAATATCTTCCTGTGCGATAGAAATAGCCAAAACCCGAAAACAACCGGGAAGAGTCCGCCATACAACAGGCTCATTTTTACATTCAATACCGACCGGGGATCCGTAATTGTGTGTGAGAAAAGCGAAAGTGGCGATAAAAAAATCGCCGCTACATCGGGAGAACGGAGCGCCCATTGTCCCCGAGCAATGCCATCAATGAGAATCGCCGCCCATGAAGGAAACGTACCGAGAAAGAAAAGGAGAGTGTACGCAGAAAGTGCTGAGAGGAGCGATCTCACAGCCCGACGCGTCTTCCAGAGCACATACAGTCCAAAACCTACCGACACGAACGCGACTTCAACACGAACGCCATACGTAATTCCCATGTCCGGACGATCTCCGAAAAAAGTGAGGTATCGCTCAACAAGGCCGGAAAATCCATCGAAGATGTAAAAACTCCACAATCCCGTCCCGTCAGAAATAACAAAATCGATAATCGGCGGCGCAAGGATGATCAGAAATCCGAAGAGGAGTATATTCGATGCCATTCGCAGAGAAATACGTGCAAAATACCGGACTATCGGGAGAAATAGAAGGAATGAGAGGAGAAAAAACAGAACATTGTGTGTCCATTCAGAAAAAAGAAACCCGGCAGGAAGACTCTCAAAACCGAAAAGCCACGACTCTACCAAGAGTCGAAGGGTGATAAGACTGAAAAAAGCGGCCAGCCACAAGCCAAGATTCGTCTTGGATTCCTCAATCGCCAAAAGAAGCATTCTCAAGTATTTCATACGCGAAGCATACCAAACCGAAAGCCTCTCGCGCAATTTCCGGCAACCGTGATAGAGTGAATCCATGACTTCACTCAACACCTCCCTCAACCCGGAACAGCGCCGCGCCGTCGAAACCACCGAAGGCCCGGTACTCATCGTCGCCGGAGCCGGAAGCGGAAAAACAAAAACACTTACCCATCGCACAGCTCATCTCATCCTGGAAAAAGGAGTGGGGGCGCAGCACATCCTTGCCGTTACCTTCACCAACAAAGCCGCCGAAGAAATGCGTGAACGCGTACGATCGTTGCTCTCGACAGCGAAACATTCATCATCAAGAGGAAGCGGAGATGAAACCGCTCATCACACTGGTTTGCCGCATATCGGCACGTTTCACAGTATCTGTTCGCGAATTCTCCGCAAGGAAATTTCCGCCCTCGGGTATAAAAATACATTTACTATCCTCGACAGCGACGACCAACTCTCTCTCATGAAGCGCGTCATGAAAACGCTCGAGATCGACCCAAAGAATATCCATCCGCGCGCATTGCTCGATGCCATCTCCCGAGCAAAAAACCAACTTCTCGACGAGCTCACCTTCGAATCCCAGGCCGGAAGTTATTACGAGGAACTGGTCGCCAAAGCCTACCGGCGATATCAAGAAGAGCTCCGCGGCAACCATACGCTCGACTTCGACGATCTGGTACGCCTCACCATACATTTGTTCCACACGCATCCGGAGACACTTGAACACTACCGACGCCTCTTCCGGTACATCATGGTGGACGAATATCAAGACACCAATCACTCGCAATACACGCTGATTCATCTCCTCGCTGAAAAACATCGCAATCTCTTTGCAATTGGAGACGACTACCAATCCATATATGGCTGGCGTCAAGCGGATATCCGAAATATTCTCAATTTCGAAAAAGATTACCCCGAAGCCGCTATTATTACCCTCGATCAAAACTACCGCTCCACACAGACCATACTCGACGCTGCCGGAAGCATCATAGCCAAAAATCCCAACCAACGTCACAAAAAACTCTGGACATCTCAAAAGGGCGGCGACAATATCGTCCTTTTCGAAGCCGAAGACGAACGCAATGAAGCGGAGTATGTCATCCAAACCATACGGTCAATCATCAAAGGCACAAACAAGTCGGAACGTAGATTCTCGGAATGCGCTATCCTCTATCGAACCAACGCGCAATCACGCGCAATCGAAGAAGCATGCCTCAACCATTCCATTCCCTATCGCATCATCGGCGGACTCAAGTTCTATGGTAGAAAAGAAGTAAAAGACGCCATTGCCTACCTCCGACTCATCTCGAATCCCTGGGACACGATTTCACTCGCACGAATCGCCAATGAGCCGCCGCGCGGAATCGGCAAAAAAACACTCGAATCATGGCTAACATCAGCCAAAGAGTCGAAAACAGACCCCGTAACGCTGGCACGAGAAAATGATGGGAAACAGCTCAGTATAGCCACTTCCAAACAAAAATCCGCCGCACAGCTTGCCAACATCCTGCACGAAAACACTCAAAAACTTCCTGAAAACAGCTCTCTCTCCGCATTTCTCAAAGAACTTCTCGAAAGTGTTGGATACATTGCATCGCTGGAAGACGGCACAGAAGAAGGGGCGGCTCGATTAGAAAATGTCCGAGAACTTTTCTCGGTCGCAAAAAAATACGACGGAACGCCTCTGGAAAGAGCTGTCTCATCTTTTCTGGAAGAAATAGCACTCGTCTCCGACACAGATGCCATTGACGGCAATGAAAACGCCGTCCAGCTCATGACCGTCCACAGCGCCAAGGGGCTTGAATTTCCCTTTGTATTCCTCGTCGGACTCGAAGAGGGCATTTTTCCACACTCAAGAAGCGCCCTCTCGCCAGCCGAACTCGAGGAAGAGCGTCGCCTCATGTATGTGGGCCTCACACGAGCCAAAGAAAAAGCGTGGCTCATATCCGCCGAAACCCGCATGATATTCGGCTCGACACAGATGAACGCTCCCTCACGATTCATTAGTGAAATCCCAGAAAATCTTATCGAAACGGAAGAGCGGGTCAAGGAATTTACAAGGAGCGCATATGGAAAGATGCCGATACCAACATCAAACACATCTCATCGAACGGATTCCGAAAAACCCCGCAATAAAACAACACCTGAAACCCTCCGTCCGGGAGACTCCATCACGCACCCAACATTCGGCAATGGTATCGTCATAAAAATAGAAGGAACGCTTGCTACTATAGCTTTCCGCACCAAGGGTATCAAAAAACTCGCCCTCGGAATCGCGCCAATTGAAAAGATATAACTTGCAACGAGCACTTACTTCGAAATTTCCCGCCCTTTTCCATGGAATTTCTCATGCACTTCACGAAGTCCCTCATCGGTAACGTGCGTATAAATTTGCGTCGTCGTAATGGACGAATGCCCAAGAAGCGCTTGGACACTTCGAATATCCGCTCCGTTCCGCAAAAGATCCGTGGCAAAACTGTGTCGTAACGTATGCGGGTGCACCTCTTTAGTAAGACCCGCTTTAGCCGCGAGTCGTGCCACGATCCGCTCAACCGTACGAACCGTAATGCGCGAATCCTCGGCCGTATTCTTGGCAAATCCGTGTTTCGTGGAGACGAAGAGTGCCGGGTCGGCATCCTTGCGAGCATCCAGATATATTTGCAGCGCTCGCCGAGCGCGGTCCGACACAAACACCATACGAAGCTTTCCACCCTTTCCGCGAACACTCAACTCTCCCGCATCGAGATTTACCATCTCGCGATCAAGTGAAACCAATTCCGAAACACGCAAACCCGAAGAAAACAAGAATTCCAAAAGAGCGCGATCTCGGCGCGCGGTTTCACTCATGCCGCTCGCCGCCAGACACATCCGCTCAAACTCCTCCAGCTCCAAAAAATCCACCTGGCGTTCCGGAACCTTGGCCGTTTCCACACGTTCCGGAGGCGCTGAGACAACACCTTCCTTTGCCAGATACCGAAGAAATCCACGCAAAACAACAATATGGTAGTTTTGTGTTGTTTTTTTGAGTTCTCCGCCGTGGACATTTTGCCTCCGATTCAAAAACAACCGATATTTTCGTATACTGTCAAGCGTGATATCCTTTGGTTCTCGCACGCTTCTCCATGAAAAAAAACTCCTAAGTACGCGATCATAGCTTTCTATTGTTTTCGGCGACCGACCCCGCTCAATTTCCATATATTCGAGAAACTTTGTCACCAAACTCGATACATCCGGCATACGCGCATACTGAAGATAAATACACTAAACCCCTTCAGTATACCACAGAGGAAATAATTAAATTTTGGCTTAAATAAGCTAAACTAAAGAAAAATAATCCAAAAATCCATTGACAAGAGATGCGCCTCTTACTATACTCAACCTTGCGTAAAAATCTTCGGTTTCGGCTCTGATGGGGCGCTTCTTTTTACTAAGCACCCCTAGGATGCGGAAGCAATTGAAAGGACTTGCGTATCTCTACGCGCATTTTCAGGGGGTTATTTCGTATTTTCCGTGAGGGGCAGGAACTGCTTCACAAAGGAAATACTCACATTCACCGATTGCAAAGAAAGGGTGTTGTTTATCTCAAACAACACAAGACCGTTCGGATTCTCCACCTATTTCGCCAGTATTCCGCACTCACCGTCGTTGTGTCGAGTGCTTTTCTCGTTACCGGAACCAACATTGCGACTCATGAGCGCCCCGGAAGCGCCCTTTCCGGCTACTT
Proteins encoded in this region:
- the rsmA gene encoding ribosomal RNA small subunit methyltransferase A gives rise to the protein MLPKKSLSQNFLRDADILRNIADEADSSDIIVEIGAGEGALTDTLAQKAKKVVALEFDRDLIPGLLNRFPLSSNVSVVETNILRTDIPETLRKHGWRDEPYALFGNIPYAITGKIIRLLVSLDPAPRTIVLMVQREVAERIVIKNGKQSLLSLAVALFGTPEILFLVPKEAFFPAPRVESAVLRITPDPNRLPIDKRESILRLAKIGFASKRKTLMNNFAAHREHPREIIEKILKIIGKPLNARAEELSKEAWTRLQETICRVDKS
- a CDS encoding TraR/DksA C4-type zinc finger protein, encoding MTLDAATLSELKEKLLTEKSRLEEALSKFATKTDVPGEYKTQMEEIGTDIDENATEVEGYVDNLAVEQDLEHELQEVLAALDRMEKGSYGICEKTGQEINIERLRAYPAARTAVLS
- a CDS encoding YraN family protein, which encodes MLPFSLLQPFRHKRSSLGKSGERTAALYLKNKGFKILEMNYRNPRGKQLGEIDIIAKKGDTIVFVEVKTRKGEMGTVFPEDNLTPGKLRKLEKIATYYLQSRHLRDSSYHFDAVTILIDKTGSTTIRHFEHIFV
- a CDS encoding G5 domain-containing protein, with protein sequence MLFFFPQSKAIETTTKPQSIPISLSIDSLTLPERALPNETVEKFLERLSISHTKDDTLTPNPETVLSANTTVTIETAKHYSITTKTGKKEGVTTLHTVEQLLNEQRVSLGKNDLVTPEPEKALTDGIKISVIKVDIREEILKKPLPFETKETEDSTLSWRKRLITQKGDKGIRELTYEVISHDGKEIKRTLKESTVTKEPVTEIATQGTKVEVGKSHAGLGSWYSFTGTLSAANPWLPLGSYVRVTNTDNGKSVIVRINDRGPFGKNRIIDLDKVAFKEIASLGAGIIPVKVEEITN
- a CDS encoding signal peptidase II → MFRWRFIVLSILFTVFLFGAQIGKRFFSQVVCNTGIGFGIGGGVWLIALWVVFVSALGFFVVRELQEERASRFVYLVPVGGGFLLGGAISNLLDRLVYGCVADYFQPFLWFPAFNIADIGVSMGAGLLVLYLFFTEATDK
- a CDS encoding YifB family Mg chelatase-like AAA ATPase gives rise to the protein MPAKIFSAATLGLESELVEVEVDAFNTGMHHFTVVGLPDTTIKESRDRVSSALKNSGFLPPHRFGRITVNLAPADLPKNSPVYDVPMALGFLLATEQLSFDFHNKLFIGELSLDGKVRPVSGVLPIALLAKKLGIPELYVPEKNAAEAAMVRDLHIVPITSLFEVAQHLSGAKVIESVPDIDMETLFREETFLLDMKDVRGQEHAKRALEIAAAGGHNILMSGPPGSGKTILAKTLPSILPKLDFEESIEITKIFSIAGFLTRNSTLVTSRPFRSPHHSASAVSLVGGGSFPRPGEISLAHRGVLFLDEFGEFSKNILENLRQPLEDGHITVSRAKGSLHFPARFILVAAMNPCPCGNMGDPDRLCSCSPRETLRYKTRISGPIMDRIDLHIDVPRIPFEKLEAPENAESSLTIRERVEKARAIQRERFAQKGIFTNAEMGSALIREACPLDSASKSLLKQAVSTMRLSARAYYRLIKLARTIADLEAADHILPKHLAEAIQYRFKTE
- a CDS encoding UbiA prenyltransferase family protein encodes the protein MDSLYHGCRKLRERLSVWYASRMKYLRMLLLAIEESKTNLGLWLAAFFSLITLRLLVESWLFGFESLPAGFLFSEWTHNVLFFLLSFLLFLPIVRYFARISLRMASNILLFGFLIILAPPIIDFVISDGTGLWSFYIFDGFSGLVERYLTFFGDRPDMGITYGVRVEVAFVSVGFGLYVLWKTRRAVRSLLSALSAYTLLFFLGTFPSWAAILIDGIARGQWALRSPDVAAIFLSPLSLFSHTITDPRSVLNVKMSLLYGGLFPVVFGFWLFLSHRKIFLALFRNARLPQVVYHSGLLCTGIGLSMVLATSPAMFTALGFFDALALLLVVVGVVLAWLASVVVNDFFDEEIDQRTNRSRPLVAGDISRELYGFIGVSFFVASIFLLAMVSVKSALLLLLYQVIAWVYSAPPFRLKRFPILASFVSAVASLTVLFLGFLLFSPDGTIARLPTSFVWLFLFAYTVSLPLKDFKDIFGDGKYRVWTIPVLFGVRRAKLLIGSGIFLSFIASVFVFRIPSLFLPALLFGGASFWVVLAMKQKTGSITYRSVFWWILGFVFLHGVFVVENF